The segment ACGAAAGTTTTGCCGTAGTTATTATATTGTTTTACCAGCtgaagtaaatattttatatcaaaacTGTAGCAATAAAAATCcaattatatattatacatagtcttccttgtgttttttttttttttttttttaaaatataaaatataaagttttaaaatagaaagttgctgttgcgccttaacttttcAAGCCAGAAAATATcacgattttcaatatctttttttttttaattataacatCTAAATGTGTTGGATgggcggacagacggacagatagacaacacaaaactaatggcaGCTTTTTTCCTTCCGGGAACAGTTAAAAATTAGAGTTATAAAGACAAGCTAATGTTAATTGGTTTTGAATAAGTAGGTCTTGATGTTCTTCGTGAATGTAGCGAAGCATGTGTTTCAGTGGCGTAGGTAAGAATTGATCTCTTTTGGAGTCTCTGCATTTCGACAtgcgacatcatgacatgagataatggcgtaataataatataaaacgaATTTCGGCCACTCATTTTGgacgaacccccccccctctcaagtGGGTACTCAaggaattttcaaatttggtcctcctccccccccctcccccttcctagctacgccactgatgtgttttatgtgttttatttcaatgGTTAGCGATTTAAAAGCCTTAATACAAAATGCACTCACACAGCAAGACACACACATAGAGTATTAAATAAAGCCAAGTCAATTACATACCATCACCAGGCaccttttttttcagaattatgGTCGTGGATTACAAGAAGCTCCAACTTAAATAGCTAGAACAGCGTGACATGTAGACTGCACTTTGACCTATTTACGCACATCTTTTAAAAACCAGGTAGGGCGCATTCCGCGTGATTCGCCTTTTCTGTCCGACAAAAAATATCTTATTTGTTGACATCAGAAGTGACTCTTGCGTAGACACAGCAATAATCATTGAAAAATAACAACTCTCCAGGCGGATACAAGAACTAATGTGTATGGTCAGCGTTAAGTTGACAGCGTCTTATAGGGTTTTTTAAAACGTAAGGGAGGCAACACCAACCAAGTGGAAACAAAATAAGCTTGGCGATGTTTTACAGGGGTTAAAGATGTGTTGATGATAAATACGATACATAAAAACAGCGGCTTTCAGATCTTGAGTTTCCGCCATACGGAGTGCGATCTCTGGGTTCACGTGTCCCTCCAGCCTTCACCTGTCCCTCCAGCCTTCACCTGTCCCTCCAGCCTTCACCTGTCCCTCCAGCCTTCACCTGTACCTCCAGCCTTCACCTGTCCCTCCAGCCTTCACCTGTCCCTCCAGCCTTCACCTGTCCCTCCAGCCTCCACCTGTCCCTCCAGCCTTCACCTGTACCTCCAGCCTTCACCTGTACCTCCAGCCTTCACCTGTCCCTCCAGCCTTCACCTGTACCTCCAGCCTTCACCTGTACCTCCAGCCTTCACCTGTACCTCCAGCCTTCACCTGTACCTCCAGCCTTCACCTGTACCTCCAACCTTCACCTGTACCTCCAGCCTTCACCTGTACCTCCAGCCTTCACCTGTACCTCCAGCCTTCACCTGTACCTCCAGCCTTCACCTGTACCTCCAGCCTTCACCTGTACCTCCAGCCTTCACATGTACCTCCAGCCTTCACATGTACCTCCAGCCTTCACCTGTACCTCCAGCCTTCACCTGTACCTCCAGCCCTCACATGTCCCTCCAGCCCTCACCTGTCCCTCCAGCTCTCACCTGTCCCTCCAGCCTCCACCTGTACCTCCAGCCTTCACCTGTCCCTCCAGCCTTCACCTGTACCTCCAGCCTTCACCTGTACCTCCAGCCTTCACCTGTACCTCCAGCCTTCACCTGTACCTCCAGCCTTCACCTGTACCTCCAGCCTTCACATGTACCTCCAGCCTTCACCTGTACCTCCAGCCTTCACCTGTACCTCCAGCCTTCACCTGTACCTCCAGCCTTCACCTGTACCTCCAGCCTTCACCTGTACCTCCAGCCTTCACCTGTACCTCCAGCCTTCACATGTACCTCCAGCCTTCACCTGTACCTCCAGCCTTCACCTGTACCTCCAGCCCTCACATGTCCCTCCAGCCCTCACATGTCTCTCCAGCCTCCACCTGTCCCTCCAGCCTTCACCTGTCCCTCCAGCCTTCACCTGTACCTCCAGCCTTCACCTGTACCTCCAGCCTTCACCTGTACCTCCAGCCTTCACATGTACCTCCAGCCTTCACCTGTACCTCCAGCCTTCACCTGTACCTCCAGCCTTCACCTGTACCTCCAGCCTTCACATGTACCTCCAGCCTTCACCTGTACCTCCAACCTTCACATGTACCTCCAGCCTTCACCTGTACCTCCAGCCTTCACCTGTCCCTCCAACCTTCATCTGTCCCTCCAGCCCTCACATGTCCCTCCAGCCCTCACCTGTCCCTCCAGCCTTCACATGTCCCTCCAGCCCTCACCTGTCCCTCCAGCCTTCATCTGTCCCTCCAGCCCTCACATGTCCCTCCAGCCCTCACATGTCCCTCCAGCCTTCACCTGTCCCTCCAGCCCTCACATGTCCCTCCAGCCCTCACCTGGTTCTCCAGCCCTCACATGTCCCTCCAGCCTAATTATATTTGAGAATTTCGTGGCAATGTATTAATTTAGAATGTCGTCATTATGTGATAGGTAACACTATTGTggtttctaatttttaaagatttcatCTACGatctcatattttaattttgctcCTCAAAGATTACATTGATTAAGCATGCTGACATTTTAGGTTTCGTGTTTAAATATCCCACCATTCATCTTCACctgtcctttagtctgttggatcctttggggcaccacacaagatttttcgaccgtctatctccattcctctctgtcttttgcctaggATAGAGCTTATTTCAATGTTAGGTCCGTCCATtactttatgttgtcttcccatcgctttctctacCTTTTCTTCTACCACCTGGTACTGTTCCacgaaggaaggtctttacgACTCCAAAGATTTTGGAATAGCTATAGAgtatagagcagtggttcccaaacttttttatctcgtagaccccttgccatgttttctgcttttcggtagaccccctgccagtggcgtagcaaggtacccgtgggcccgggttcaagaacatcttggtgggcccgggttcaagaacattttgctgggccccctccagccaataagacaaatttggttgtgtgacaaaaatgagtaatctaaatgcaaagacattccaatgtaaagatcgtacctttttttaaaaaataagttattcgaatggatggttttaaggtcatacgatgagaatgtgttGGCATTGGCAtcatattggtttcaaaatcacccaccgcaagaaaacaaagaaacaaacaaacttcgaatggatggttttgaggtcatacgatgagaatgtatgggcattggcatcgtattggtttcaaaatcaaccactgctggaatccgctatcggaataatttaaataggcactcgctgaacctccaagaaaacatttaacatgtatatttcattaagtatggggatccaacccaggacttgtgtgacaggctcgagctaaatgggagatggcataaacacggcttggtgttggaccgaattgatgttggaaatcaagtaccagtgcttcttgtgactgaattagagacagtattataagcgcacattcttaaaagcacgggataaaacgatattattaattaatatctatttgttttaagacacattaggaagtaatatgtaagcatgtagtttaaatattggactattagtgttaagttaaattttaatttaggtgatggccagatgtatacgacgtaaccactgcctgctacataagtaaatatcacaccattactgcgaggactataggacgtaaccactgcttgctacacaagtaaatatgacACAAGTACTGCTAGGACTATAGGatgtaaccactgcctgctacacaagtaaatatcacactagtactccgggttcatcttgatgggctcctctccagccaatgagacaaatttagtgtctgacaaaaaatgagaaaaactaAATGTCAAGACATtacaatgtaaagatcgtacctttttcttaaaaaaagtaattatgtcataacatttgattcagttaggactgcatataagtaataatgtcttaaaagtcaatgtttttacaacttcttaacagagttaaactatttaaaagtgtttaaaataaacaagtaaatgttcttcctaagttctaaTGTGGGCTCCAACTGGCCTTGAGCcatgggcccaagcgtaatgagctccttcgcgccatggttgctacgcgacagctgtgg is part of the Biomphalaria glabrata chromosome 10, xgBioGlab47.1, whole genome shotgun sequence genome and harbors:
- the LOC129928740 gene encoding uncharacterized protein LOC129928740; translation: MINTIHKNSGFQILSFRHTECDLWVHVSLQPSPVPPAFTCPSSLHLSLQPSPVPPAFTCPSSLHLSLQPSPVPPASTCPSSLHLYLQPSPVPPAFTCPSSLHLYLQPSPVPPAFTCTSSLHLYLQPSPVPPTFTCTSSLHLYLQPSPVPPAFTCTSSLHLYLQPSPVPPAFTCTSSLHMYLQPSPVPPAFTCTSSPHMSLQPSPVPPALTCPSSLHLYLQPSPVPPAFTCTSSLHLYLQPSPVPPAFTCTSSLHLYLQPSHVPPAFTCTSSLHLYLQPSPVPPAFTCTSSLHLYLQPSPVPPAFTCTSSLHLYLQPSPVPPALTCPSSPHMSLQPPPVPPAFTCPSSLHLYLQPSPVPPAFTCTSSLHMYLQPSPVPPAFTCTSSLHLYLQPSHVPPAFTCTSNLHMYLQPSPVPPAFTCPSNLHLSLQPSHVPPALTCPSSLHMSLQPSPVPPAFICPSSPHMSLQPSHVPPAFTCPSSPHMSLQPSPGSPALTCPSSLIIFENFVAMY